From the Primulina tabacum isolate GXHZ01 chromosome 15, ASM2559414v2, whole genome shotgun sequence genome, one window contains:
- the LOC142527423 gene encoding vacuolar protein sorting-associated protein 32 homolog 1-like, with protein sequence MFSRLFGKPKQEANALETLDKLNETLEMLEKKEKVLLKKAADEVEKAKEFTRAKNKRAAIQCLKRKRLYEQQVEQLGNFQLRIHDQMIMLEGAKATTETVDALRTGAAAMKAMQKATNIDDVDKTMDEINEQTENMKQIQEALSAPIGTAADFDEDELEAELEELEGAELEEQLLQPATTAPAAAVRVPAGRQPAKKIEDDDDELAELQREMAL encoded by the exons ATGTTCTCGCGACTTTTCGGTAAGCCCAAGCAAGAGGCTAATGCTTTGGAAACCCTAGACAAGCTAAATGAG ACTCTTGAGATGCTGGAGAAAAAAGAGAAAGTTCTATTGAAAAAGGCTGCTGATGAAGTAGAAAAGGCGAAGGAGTTTACTAGAGCCAAAAATAAAAGGG CTGCAATACAATGTTTGAAGAGGAAAAGACTTTATGAGCAGCAAGTTGAACAGCTTGGAAATTTCCAGTTGCGTATTCATGATCAG ATGATAATGCTGGAAGGTGCAAAAGCTACAACAGAAACTGTGGATGCTTTGAGAACTGGAGCAGCTGCGATGAAAGCCATGCAGAAGGCCAC TAACATTGATGATGTGGACAAAACAATGGATGAGATCAATGAGCAGACAGAAAATATGAAACAAATTCAAGAAGCATTGTCAGCACCTATCGGCACTGCAGCTGATTTTGACGAA GATGAATTGGAGGCTGAGCTTGAAGAACTTGAAGGAGCTGAGCTTGAGGAGCAGCTCCTGCAACCTGCGACAACAGCTCCTGCTGCTGCTGTTAGAGTTCCTGCCGGAAGGCAACCagcaaagaagattgaagatgaCGATGATGAACTTGCTGAGTTGCAAAGGGAGATGGCCCTTTGA